Proteins encoded together in one Monomorium pharaonis isolate MP-MQ-018 chromosome 8, ASM1337386v2, whole genome shotgun sequence window:
- the LOC105840310 gene encoding glucose dehydrogenase [FAD, quinone] yields MTANNPTLFYLLSAVVVIVPLQSGGQLSPKRYRSIYGNDIGGHELENILELGFGALNFVQQGQRYMSQEISDTIPQFGAVYDFIVVGAGTAGATIAARLSEIHQVKILLIEAGSNENLLMDIPLLVHMLQLSNDINWKYRTKSSDRYCLGMNNKRCNWPRGKVTGGSSVLNYMIATRGGAEDYDRWAQMGNEGWAYKDVLKYFKKLETINIPELQSDNIYHGTQGPLFISYPSFHTLLAEAFLKAGEELGYPLLDYNGKNMIGFSYVQSTTVNGTRMSSNKAYLHPARNRRNLHLTRESMVRKVLIDRRTNRAIGVEFIKHNQIIHVFASKEVILCAGAIGTPQLLMLSGIGPAKHLSELGIDIVQDSPVGENLMDHVSFGGLTWTVDEPVSIKMFDVINPVNPYIRDFLTRRSGPLTVPGACEALAFIDTKNLKNRDGLPDIELLFIGGGFKGDLVVPIVMGFNNQMRQMWSKYNNNHGWTILPMLLKPKSRGQIKLLANDINVKPEIIANYFDDPEDVKTMIAGIRAAISIGQTKTMQIFGSRLLNDTLPGCENYKYDSDDYWECAVRTASVTIYHYSGTCKMGSRKDPTAVVDPRLKVIGVQGLRVADGSIMPEIISAHTNIPVYMIAEKLADMVKEDWKYLNKS; encoded by the exons ATGACTGCAAATAATCCGACGCTCTTTTACCTTCTCAGTGCCGTCGTTGTAATCGTTCCGTTGCAGTCGGGCGGACAACTGTCACCGAAACGATACCGCAGTATTTACGGCAATGACATTGGCGGACACGagttagaaaatatattagagCTAGGCTTCGGAGCCCTAAACTTCGTGCAGCAGGGCCAACGTTATATGAGTCAAGAGATATCAGATACAATTCCACAGTTCGGAGCCGTGTATGACTTCATAGTAGTCGGCGCCGGCACGGCCGGTGCTACGATAGCTGCGAGACTGAGCGAGATTCATcaagttaaaatattgttgatcGAAGCTGGATCTAACGAGAATTTGCTCATGGACATTCCGCTTCTCGTTCACATGCTGCAACTAAGCAATGATATTAATTGGAAATACAGAACAAAATCTTCCGACAGATACTGCCTCGgcatgaataataaaagatgTAATTGGCCTAGAGGCAAAGTAACGGGCGGTAGCAGTGTACTAAACTACATGATTGCAACTAGAGGCGGCGCTGAAGATTATGACCGATGGGCTCAGATGGGAAATGAAGGCTGGGCTTACAAAGACGttctcaaatattttaaaaagttggaAACAATCAATATCCCAGAACTGCAATCGGACAATATTTATCACGGTACTCAAGGAccattatttatctcttatcCATCATTTCATACGCTACTGGCAGAAGCTTTTTTAAAAGCTGGAGAGGAGCTGGGGTATCCACTGTTGGATTATAACGGGAAAAATATGATAGGATTCTCGTATGTTCAGAGCACAACTGTAAATGGTACTCGCATGAGTAGCAATAAAGCATATCTACATCCCGCAAGAAATCGCCGGAACCTTCACTTGACACGCGAAAGTATGGTGAGGAAAGTGCTAATCGATCGTCGCACGAATCGGGCAATTGGCGTAGAGTTTATCAAACATAATCAAATTATCCACGTATTTGCAAGCAAAGAAGTGATTTTGTGCGCGGGTGCAATTGGAACACCACAATTATTAATGCTGTCCGGCATCGGACCGGCTAAACATCTTAGCGAGCTCGGGATCGACATTGTTCAGGATTCACCAGTTGGCGAAAATCTGATGGATCATGTATCTTTTGGAGGATTAACGTGGACAGTAGATGAGCCGGTAAGTATCAAAATGTTCGACGTCATAAATCCCGTTAATCCATATATAAGGGATTTTCTAACACGAAGATCAGGACCACTTACGGTCCCGGGTGCATGTGAGGCTCTCGCTTTTATCGAcaccaaaaatttaaaaaaccgtGACGGTTTGCCGGACATTGAACTGTTATTTATCGGTGGTGGATTTAAAGGAGATCTTGTTGTTCCGATCGTAATGGGTTTCAACAATCAAATGCGTCAGATGTGGAGTAAATATAACAACAATCACGGTTGGACCATACTACCGATGTTATTAAAACCAAAAAGCCGTGGACAGATAAAACTATTAGCCAatgatattaatgttaaacCCGAGATCATTGCGAATTACTTCGACGATCCAGAAGATGTCAAAACGATGATTGCTGGTATTAGAGCTGCAATAAGTATCGGTCAAACAAAAACTATGCAAATATTTGGTTCGCGACTATTAAACGATACTTTACCCGGATGCGAAAATTACAAGTATGACTCCGATGACTATTGGGAGTGCGCGGTAAGGACGGCGTCTGTCACCATCTATCACTATTCTGGTACTTGCAAGATGGGATCGAGAAAAGATCCGACTGCTGTTGTCGATCCTAGATTAAAG GTAATTGGTGTTCAAGGACTACGAGTAGCAGACGGTTCTATCATGCCCGAGATTATATCGGCGCACACAAACATACCTGTCTATATGATTGCCGAAAAACTGGCAGATATGGTGAAAGAAGATTGGAAATACTTGAACAAGTCGTAA